Within the Miscanthus floridulus cultivar M001 chromosome 17, ASM1932011v1, whole genome shotgun sequence genome, the region GGGTGACTATAACACATGCCCGCATTTACCATTGCCTCTCGTGCAGTAATGTTTTGCCTGTGTCTTGTTATCTCTGACCAAACGAAGCGAAGCGTACAAAACTGATGGAATAGCTTTGCATTACATTGGATCCCAAATCCCATGTCATGTAACGTGTGACATTTTTGGTGGGGCCTGCGTAAACCCTAGACAGTGAACCCACCTCAAAATTGGGCGCAGTCGTAGGCCTGTAAAGTAGATGAGGATGCCAAGGAACACTGCATGTCTGTATCTGTATGAGATGGGAGAAGACGTAGAGAAGCGAGTCGTGGTTTGAGATGAGATTCTTCGTCATGGTTCCGTTGTGTGCGGGAGCTCAATATGTGCTGTGATTTGTGTCATTGCGTAGGACTCATGCTGCATTGTAGGCAGATTTCAAGTTTTATACAGTCTATGTGGCCAAAACAACTTTAGCCCATGTGTTAGACTAATTGTAATTAGGCCTACATTTGTGGCATGTAATCACGCTAATTGTGGTAGGCTTGCAGTCACCCATGCGTGTATATATATGTACCTTGTACCTACAGATGGAATACAATCAATATTCCTCAATTTACATGGTATCACGCGGTACGATCCGCACCCGCTTCCGCAACTCACGCGCTGCCGGTCCCTGCTCGCCGCCCCAGCTGCCGATCCCATCGCCTGGAGCGCCGCTGACCCGACCGCCGCGTCTGACCACCTGCGCCGATCCACTCGCCACTCCCTGGCCGCCGACCTCGTCGCCCGGAGTGCCGCTGACCTGATCGCCGCACCGCCTGGCCCCGTCGCTCGTCCTCCCAGCCGGGCGCCGTCGGGCGTCACCACCGACCCTACCTCGCCATGGCCGGGGGAGATGGGGCCGACGCTActgccgcggccgcggcggccaaGGCCGCTGAGGACCGCCGTCTGGCAGCCGAGGCTGCTGCCCGCGCCGACGCTGCACGGCTCGCTGAGGAAGCGCGCCTACGCCTCGATGCCTTCGAGGCCGCCCATGAATCCGTCTGGGCGCAGGCCACCGCCGTCGTCAATGTCAAGGCCATGATTCCCATCGTCCTCGACAAGGCCACCGGCACGTACACCAAGTGGCGTGGCATGTTCCTCACCGTGCTGGGCAAATACGCCTTGACCCCGCACGTCCTCGACGACGAGACGCTCCCTGACCGCCCCGTCTGGGTCCAGGTGGACTGCGTCGTGCTGTCATGGATCTTCGCCACCGTCTCCAGCGACCTCCAGCAGTCGCTCATGATCTGCCAACGTCGCGCTCGCGAGGCCTGGTGCTACCTTGAGGACGAGTTCCTCGGCCAGAAGGAGTCCCGTGCCCTTCTCCTGGAGACGCAGTTCCGCAATCTTCGCCAGGACTCCATGTCGATCACCGACTTCTGCCGCAAACTAGAGACCATGGCGGCGTCCCTCGCCGAATTCGGCGACCCCATCGGCGATCGCCAGATGGTGCTCACTCTCCTGCGTGGCCTCAGTGGCAAGTATCGCCACATGGTGTCTATCCTGAAGATGCATCGCCCGTTCCCGACGTTCGCCGAGGCGCGCACCCACCTCTTGCTCGAGGAAATCGACATCGACGCTCGGCCTCCGTCTCCGCCCGCGGCCCTCGTCACCACGACGCAGCCACCTCCTGCTGCTCCACACGCCCGCCAGGGCGCGCCCCCTGCCCGCATGGGCCAGCCGGGTGGGCAACCGGCTGGCCAGCGCAACGGGCGCCGGCGTGGCAAGGGCGGGCGCAACCAGCAGGGTGGCCAGCCGGGTGGCCAAGGCAGCCACCAGCAGGCCCAGACCGACTACGGTGGCCACGCCAGCGGCTAcggtggccacggcggcggccatggcgccgtTCCTCCCGGGCAGCACGCTGCTCCTCCTGGGCAGCACCCGTTCTTTGCCCATCCCTGGGCTAGGACACTCCAGATGTGGCCCTACGGTCGCCCCCCGCCGCCACAACTGGCCTTCGCCGCGTTCCCTCAGTACAGCGTGCCCGGGGGCGGTTTCTACGGCACCGGCTACCCGCCTGGCTACGGAGGCAGCGCATCGTCGGCACCGACGTTCCAGGGGGCACCGTCGACACCCTGGAACCCCATCCATGGAGGTGCATGGAACCAGGACTCGTTGGCACAGTCCTTCAACACCATGACCCTTCACCCACCACCACCGTCGGAGTGGTACGCCGACTCCGGTGCCGGTTCACACATGTCCGCGGACGCTGGTAAACTCTCCACCATTTCCCCACCCACTTCCTCCACCCCTTCATCTATCATTGTGGGTAATGGTGCTTTACTTCCTATCACTGCCATCGGATCACACACTTTTTCTTTTCCTCATCGTAATCTAGTTCTTAATAATGTTCTTGTTTCTCCACATATCATTAAGAACTTGATTTCCATTCGTCATTTTACCACCGACAATAATTGTTCCATTGAATTTGATCCGTTTGGTCTCTCTGTGAAGGATTTGCAAACCAGGAACGTGATCGCCAGGTGCAATAGCTCTGGCGACCTCTACCCGTTTTTCTCACCAGCCACCAGCATGTCCGCATTCCTCGCTGCACCCACTTCGCTATGGCACCGTCGTCTCGGACATCTTGGGCGTGATGCTTTGTCCAAACTCATTAGCTCCAGTGTTATTTCTTGTAATAAAGATGATCATCACAGTTTATGTCATGCTTGTCAGCTCGGTCGTCACACTAGACTTCCGTTTCATTCCTCACATTCTAGAGCTGCAAATAAATTTGATTTGATACACTGTGATCTTTGGACATCTCCACTTGTTAGTGTGTCGGGATACAAATATTATCTTGTTATTTTAGATGATTATTCACACTACATTTGGACTTTTCCGCTCCGCCTAAAATccgaaactttttctactctttcTAACTTCTTTGCATATGTTCACACGTAGTTCGGCCTCACCATCAAGAACGTTCAGTGCGACAACGGCCAGGAGTTCGACAATTCTCAGGCCCGCACGTTCTTTCTTACTCATGGTGTTGCCCTTCGCATGTCCTGTCCATATACCTCCCAACAAAATGGCAAGGCCGAACGCTCAATTCGTACTATCAATGATATTTTGCGTTCTCTCTTGTTTCAGGCGAGTCTTCCTCCGGTCTACTGGGTTGAGGCCCTTAACACCGCCACATACCTTGTCAACCGGCTTCCCACCAAAGCACTTGCCTCTTCCACTCCCTACTTTCATCTTTTTTCTACCCAGCCCTCCTATGATCACCTAAGAGTTTTTGGGTGCGCTTGCTATCCCAACAAGTCCTCCACCGCACCACATAAACTCGCACCTCGTTCCTCCTTATGTGTTTTCCTCGGCTACTCCTCGGAACACAAAGGCTATCGGTGTCTCGAGCTCGAGTCGAATCGCATCCTCACCTCCAGACATGTCGTTTTTGATGAATCCTTCTTCCCTTTCGCCGACATGTCTACCACACCCATGGCATCCTCCGCCCTAGATTTTTAGATGATCATGATCTCACCGCTCCACTACCTGGAGCTCGATCTGTGCTTGCAGGTACCTCGGCCACAGCAACCGGCCGCAGCGCCCGCCCGGCTGACCATGCCGCTGGCCCCGGAGCCAGCACCGCCAGCCCCGGCGCAGCTGGCCACGGCCCCCGCTCGGCTGGCCACAGAGCCGGCCCTGCTGGTCACGACGCCAGCTCGGCTGGCCCTGCCCTCGACCACAGTGCCGGCCCGGCTGGTCCTGATGCCAGCCCGGCTGGCCCCGTCTTCGACCACGGCTCGACCGGCCCTGACTCTGGCTCGGCCAGCCATGGCTCCGGCGCACCTTCCACTACAGCCGGCACTGCTGCCCCTGCTCCTCTCGGACAGGTTGCTGCCAGCAGTGCCCCGGCTGTCTCCAGCGGCACTGGCCGCACCGTCGACACGCGACCGGTTGCCGTCGTCCCTGTCACCAACGCGCACTCCATGCGGACCCGTGGCAAGTCTGGCATTGCACAGCCCGTGGACAGACTCAACCTCCACGCTGTGCCCATGTCGCCTGTGCCCTCATCTGTTCGTGGAGCTCTGTTGGATCCCAATTGGCGCTCCGCTATGCAAGCTGAGTATGATACTTTGATCGCCAACAACACCTGGACTCTTGTGCCACGACCTCCTGGTGTTAATCTGgtaatcggcaaatggatttttcGACACAAACTTCACACAGATGGTTCCTTGGATCGCTACAAGGCACGCTGGGTTCTTCGTGGTTTTACCCAGCGACCTGGTATTGATTATGATGAGACATTCAGCCCCGTTGTGAAGCCAGCGATGATCCGAGTGGTTCTTTCTACGGCTCTCTCTCAGGACTAGCCCATTCATCAGCTGGATGTGAAGAATGCGTTCTTGCATGGCACTCTCACTGAGACAGTATACTGCATTCAACCTGCAGGGTTTATGGACTCCTCTCGCCCTGAATTTGTCTGTCGGCTCAACAAATCtctatatggcttgaagcaagctcctcgtgcctggCACAATCGGTTTGCTTCTCACATTCTTTCTCTTGGTTTTGTTGAAGCAAAGTCAGATACCTCCTTATTCATTTTCCGACGAGGTTCAGCCACAGCTCTATTGTTGCTCTATGTGGATGATATTGTTCTCACTGCCTCCTCTGACAGTCTTCTTCGGCAGATTATTGGGGCACTTCAGCATGAATTTGCTATGACTGACATGGGTCCTCTTCACCACTTCTTGGGTATTTCAGTGACACGTTCTACTGGTGGTTTGTTTCTTTCTCAGCGCCAGTATTCTCAGGACATTTTGGAGCGAGCCGGGATGAGTGAGTGCAAGCCTTGCAGCACCCCTGTTGATGTACACTCCAAATTGTCCGCAGATGGTCCTCCTGTCACTGATCCCACACAGTACCGCAGCCTCGCCGGAGCTTTGCAGTACTTGACCTTCACCCGTCCAGACATTGCATTCGTAGTTCAGCAGGTGTGCCTATTTATGCATGACCCTAGAGAGCCTCACCTTGCGGCTCTCAAGAGGATTCTACAGTATCTACGAGGTACTCTCTCTCTTGGTCTGACCATGCGTCGTTCGTCGCCTACAGAGCTTGTTGTCTACACAGATGCAGACTGGGCTGGTTGTCCAGATACTCGTCGCTCCACTTCTGGCTATGCAGTGTTCTTAGGTGACAACCTGGTGTCCTGGTCGTCCAAGCGTCAGCACACAGTCTCGCGATCCAGCGCTGAGGCTGAGTACCGTGCTGTGGCACACGGCGTGGCTGAAGCCACCTGGCTACGACAGCTACTGGTTGAGCTTCACTGCCCTCTTCGCCGAGCCACTTTGGTCTATTGTGATAATGTCAGTGCTGTGTATCTCTCCAGCAATCCAGTGCAGCATCAGCGAACGAAGCATGTAGAAATCGACATTCACTTTGTTCGAGAGAAGGTTGCACTTGGTCATGCACGGGTTCTTCATGTTCCTACGACATCACAGTATGCTGACGTCTTCACTAAGGGTCTCCCTACCTCGCTATTCCAGGAGTTCCGGTCCAGTCTAACCATTAGCGATGCCCCTGATTAGACTGCGGAGGAGTGTTAGACTAATTGTAATTAGGCCTACATTTGTGGCATGTAATCACGCTAATTGTGGTAGGCTTGCAGTCACCCATGCGTGTATATATATGTACCTTGTACCTACAGATGGAATACAATCAATATTCCTCAATTTACACCATGTTTAGTTTCAacccaaaatcccaaaaagtgctacagtagccatcacatcgaatgtttgcggcccgtgcatggagtattaaatgtagacgaaaaaaaattgcacagtttggtgagaaattacgagacgaacgttttaagcctaattagtccatatttgaacaccaattaccaaataaaaataaaaatattatggTAGTCCAAAATTCTAACTTTCTAGAACTAAATACAGCGTCAGACTGGGTTTCCTGCGCATATTTGTTGCGAGCCTAGGATCCATTCAGAATCTATGATTGAttgatactactactactactctatctGAAAGATGTAGCCTGGCACTGACTGAAAGTACAGGAGGGTAGTGTAGCGACAGATTTCTATTCCtcgtaataaaaagaaaaaagcgTAGGGACGAATGGGGCGTTGGTCGTGGTCAAAAGTTTGGAGCTGTGGCAGTGCTGGATTCAGAAAGTTCTTTTTTGCCAATAAACACACAGGTGAGCGTTGCACCGGTGAATGGTGATGATCCTGTCCGGTACTCGGAACTCCAGTGCATGCATATGGTGGCTGTGCCTGCCGCCTGTTTGCAATTCAGAAACTCAGCGTGTTTGTTTATTGGTTTCAGCAAGAGCTTATCAGTTatagtacagtatttttctctcacaataaaccagtatCAGCCGATCTTATTAACCCAGAAACCAATCAGCAAACACTGGTCGCCTGAGCCGAGTCAGTAGTCACCCGCAGGCGACAGAAGCAGTGAATCGCCGTACAGTACTACTACCATTTGGCACGGTGCACGGGTGCAGTGCAGACACGGCCTGAATGGTGACCGGAGGGGACGAAGAGCCTGCCGTCCTCATCAGCTTGAATGGGATTGGGCACTGGCACTGGCACTGGCACTGGCACTGGCATAGCAAGCAGCTGCTGCAGAAGGCGGCGGCGCGGGTGCCCTTAACTTCCCCAGACGCCAACCAACCACGGCGCCCAAACTGGGACAGTACTAGAGGTCCCCCGTGCAAGTGGAACGCACGGCCCGGCCGCGTGGCTTGCCGGCCGTCGTGGCGCGCTCTGCGCCACACACACGCGACACACGGGCTCGGGCATGGGCGCGCCGTCGCCGCACCGCACGCCCGGCATTCATCCATGTCATGGTGTGGACGAACGGGAGGGAGCACGGGGCCG harbors:
- the LOC136518358 gene encoding uncharacterized protein produces the protein MAGGDGADATAAAAAAKAAEDRRLAAEAAARADAARLAEEARLRLDAFEAAHESVWAQATAVVNVKAMIPIVLDKATGTYTKWRGMFLTVLGKYALTPHVLDDETLPDRPVWVQVDCVVLSWIFATVSSDLQQSLMICQRRAREAWCYLEDEFLGQKESRALLLETQFRNLRQDSMSITDFCRKLETMAASLAEFGDPIGDRQMVLTLLRGLSGKYRHMVSILKMHRPFPTFAEARTHLLLEEIDIDARPPSPPAALVTTTQPPPAAPHARQGAPPARMGQPGGQPAGQRNGRRRGKGGRNQQGGQPGGGAVPPGQHAAPPGQHPFFAHPWARTLQMWPYGRPPPPQLAFAAFPQYSVPGGGFYGTGYPPGYGGSASSAPTFQGAPSTPWNPIHGGAWNQDSLAQSFNTMTLHPPPPSEWYADSGAGSHMSADAGFANQERDRQFGLTIKNVQCDNGQEFDNSQARTFFLTHGTSATATGRSARPADHAAGPGASTASPGAAGHGPRSAGHRAGPAGHDASSAGPALDHSAGPAGPDASPAGPVFDHGSTGPDSGSASHGSGAPSTTAGTAAPAPLGQVAASSAPAVSSGTGRTVDTRPVAVVPVTNAHSMRTRGKSGIAQPVDRLNLHAVPMSPVPSSVRGALLDPNWRSAMQAEYDTLIANNTWTLVPRPPGVNLIIGALQHEFAMTDMGPLHHFLGISVTRSTGGLFLSQRQYSQDILERAGMSECKPCSTPVDVHSKLSADGPPVTDPTQYRSLAGALQYLTFTRPDIAFVVQQVCLFMHDPREPHLAALKRILQYLRGTLSLGLTMRRSSPTELVVYTDADWAGCPDTRRSTSGYAVFLGDNLVSWSSKRQHTVSRSSAEAEYRAVAHGVAEATWLRQLLVELHCPLRRATLVYCDNVSAVYLSSNPVQHQRTKHVEIDIHFVREKVALGHARVLHVPTTSQYADVFTKGLPTSLFQEFRSSLTISDAPD